A section of the Brevundimonas sp. AJA228-03 genome encodes:
- a CDS encoding DUF2460 domain-containing protein translates to MSFHEVRLPARLAFGSTGGVERRTEIVTLASGFERRNSPWAMGRRRYLIGANLRSLADMAALTAFFEARRGRLFGFRFRDFADFASCAPGGTPGAGDQVLGTGDGARAVFPLVKAYGDPGSGPGQGLQRPITKPVEGSVRLAVNGIAVSDAGFSVDATTGVVTLARAPSKGTVVSAGFLFDTPVRFDADRLEMTLESFDAGRMAAVPLIEVRV, encoded by the coding sequence ATGAGTTTTCATGAGGTGAGGCTGCCCGCCCGGTTGGCGTTCGGATCGACGGGCGGGGTGGAGCGGCGGACCGAGATCGTCACCCTGGCCTCCGGGTTCGAGCGGCGGAACAGTCCCTGGGCGATGGGACGCAGGCGGTATCTGATCGGGGCGAACCTGAGGTCGCTGGCGGACATGGCGGCGCTGACGGCCTTTTTCGAGGCGCGGCGGGGCAGGCTGTTCGGGTTCCGGTTTCGGGACTTCGCGGACTTCGCCTCGTGCGCGCCGGGCGGGACGCCGGGGGCCGGGGACCAGGTGCTGGGAACGGGGGACGGGGCGAGGGCGGTGTTTCCGCTGGTGAAGGCCTATGGCGACCCCGGATCGGGTCCGGGTCAGGGCCTGCAGCGGCCGATCACCAAGCCGGTCGAGGGATCGGTGCGCCTTGCCGTGAACGGGATCGCGGTGTCGGACGCGGGCTTTTCCGTCGACGCGACGACGGGCGTGGTCACGCTGGCCAGGGCACCGAGCAAGGGCACGGTGGTGTCGGCGGGTTTCCTGTTCGACACGCCGGTGCGGTTCGACGCGGACCGGCTGGAGATGACGCTCGAGAGCTTCGACGCCGGGCGGATGGCGGCGGTGCCGCTGATCGAGGTCAGGGTCTGA
- a CDS encoding DUF805 domain-containing protein, with translation MRGQILDFDPTAGSGLISGDDGIRYAFNADQVTPPASITPGLRVDFVPVAGQATSIMLLAAAVPSSGPSATPGVPVDTFDFAKVLFAFEGRIRRQHFWLGWLICLGIGIVLGWIPVIGALISIALIWPNVAITVKRLHDMGHSGWLAIIPWIGGMVAIGGIIATIGVSAIAHGGNWESDDPAVVWPLVAPALGIFAIASVVQFGFLLWIGLTEGQPGDNRFGPNPKTR, from the coding sequence ATGCGCGGCCAGATTCTCGATTTCGATCCGACGGCGGGTTCGGGCCTGATCAGCGGCGACGACGGAATCCGCTACGCCTTCAATGCCGACCAGGTGACGCCCCCGGCCAGCATCACCCCCGGCCTGCGCGTCGACTTCGTGCCCGTGGCCGGTCAGGCCACCAGCATCATGCTGCTGGCCGCCGCCGTGCCGTCATCCGGCCCGTCGGCAACCCCCGGCGTGCCCGTCGATACCTTCGACTTTGCGAAGGTCCTGTTCGCGTTCGAGGGTCGCATTCGTCGCCAGCATTTCTGGCTCGGCTGGCTGATCTGCCTTGGTATCGGAATCGTGCTGGGGTGGATCCCTGTCATTGGCGCGCTGATCTCGATCGCCCTGATCTGGCCGAACGTCGCCATCACGGTGAAGCGCCTGCACGACATGGGTCACAGCGGCTGGCTCGCCATCATCCCCTGGATCGGGGGCATGGTCGCCATCGGCGGTATCATCGCCACCATCGGCGTGAGCGCCATTGCCCATGGCGGAAACTGGGAATCGGACGACCCCGCCGTGGTCTGGCCTCTGGTGGCCCCCGCCCTCGGCATCTTCGCGATCGCCTCCGTGGTCCAGTTCGGCTTCCTGCTCTGGATCGGTCTCACCGAAGGCCAGCCCGGCGACAATCGCTTCGGTCCCAACCCGAAGACCCGATAG
- a CDS encoding phage tail tape measure protein produces the protein MTDQTLDTIPARAAEAAAALEALREPAERAASSIEAAFGRAGASLTRSLARAAADGEVTLGDLARAVLGALGAGVGGPGGLGEAIARAVAGAAGFGGARADGGAVTGGRAYLVGERGPEVFRPSGSGVIENRGGGGGVTVNVSVDGGAPALLRSEAQIAQMLARAAALGVRRL, from the coding sequence ATGACGGACCAGACACTGGACACGATCCCGGCCAGGGCGGCGGAGGCGGCGGCGGCGCTGGAGGCCTTGCGGGAGCCGGCGGAGCGGGCGGCGTCGAGCATCGAGGCGGCGTTCGGGCGGGCGGGGGCCAGTCTGACCCGGTCGCTGGCGCGGGCGGCGGCGGATGGCGAGGTGACGCTGGGCGACCTGGCGCGCGCCGTGCTGGGCGCGCTCGGGGCCGGGGTCGGCGGGCCGGGCGGGCTGGGCGAGGCGATCGCCCGGGCGGTCGCGGGCGCGGCCGGCTTCGGCGGTGCGCGGGCCGATGGCGGCGCGGTGACGGGCGGCAGGGCCTATCTGGTCGGGGAGCGGGGGCCGGAGGTGTTCCGGCCGTCGGGATCGGGTGTGATCGAGAACAGAGGCGGCGGTGGTGGCGTGACGGTGAACGTCAGCGTCGACGGCGGCGCACCAGCCCTTTTGAGGTCCGAGGCGCAGATCGCCCAGATGCTGGCCCGAGCCGCCGCACTGGGAGTGCGGCGGCTGTAG
- a CDS encoding phage tail assembly chaperone, whose amino-acid sequence MAETGWGAMLRTAVALGVSPEAFWRLSLKEWRMLTAVAGKAVPMGRAEVEALMQAWPD is encoded by the coding sequence ATGGCTGAGACGGGCTGGGGCGCGATGCTGCGGACGGCGGTGGCGCTGGGCGTGTCTCCGGAAGCCTTCTGGCGGCTGTCGCTGAAGGAATGGCGGATGCTGACGGCGGTCGCCGGGAAGGCGGTGCCGATGGGACGCGCCGAGGTCGAGGCGCTGATGCAGGCGTGGCCGGATTGA
- a CDS encoding GTA-gp10 family protein, with product MVVLAGQPRRLCLTLGALAEIETALGVAGVEALGARMRALSAGDLMAVLAALLRGGGESAFAGELERVAVSPVEAAEAVAAAFVASADG from the coding sequence GTGGTGGTGCTGGCGGGCCAGCCGCGGCGGCTGTGCCTGACGCTGGGGGCCCTGGCGGAGATCGAGACGGCGCTGGGGGTCGCGGGTGTCGAGGCGCTGGGTGCGCGGATGCGGGCGCTGTCGGCCGGAGACCTGATGGCGGTGCTGGCGGCGCTGTTGCGCGGCGGCGGCGAGAGCGCGTTTGCGGGCGAGCTGGAGCGGGTGGCGGTGTCGCCGGTCGAGGCGGCCGAGGCCGTGGCGGCGGCATTCGTGGCCTCGGCCGATGGCTGA